Proteins co-encoded in one Bacillus infantis NRRL B-14911 genomic window:
- the jag gene encoding RNA-binding cell elongation regulator Jag/EloR: MKEVTATGQSVEAAVESALAQLQTTRDRTEISIVEEGKKGFFGIFGSRPAVVRAVLKPDPIEEAVQFLKNIGEKMGAPVEVEVRREGKEAELILSGEKIALFIGKRGQTLNSLQYLTQLVVNKSSDSYLNVVLDAEDYRKRRNDTLIQLAQRLAQKAVKTGKDVALEPMPSYERKIIHAALAGTRKVKTYSSGADPNRHIVISPVK; encoded by the coding sequence GTGAAAGAAGTGACTGCTACAGGACAATCCGTCGAAGCAGCAGTAGAATCCGCTTTAGCTCAATTGCAGACAACAAGAGACCGCACGGAAATCAGCATTGTTGAAGAAGGAAAAAAAGGTTTTTTCGGGATTTTCGGTTCCAGGCCTGCCGTTGTAAGGGCAGTTCTTAAGCCGGATCCGATTGAAGAAGCCGTCCAATTTTTAAAAAATATCGGCGAGAAAATGGGGGCACCCGTTGAAGTGGAAGTGCGCAGGGAAGGGAAAGAGGCAGAGCTTATCCTGTCCGGCGAAAAAATTGCCCTTTTCATCGGAAAAAGGGGCCAGACCCTGAACTCGCTCCAGTATCTGACCCAGCTTGTCGTCAATAAGTCTTCCGATTCTTATCTGAATGTGGTCCTTGATGCCGAGGACTACCGGAAGCGCCGGAATGATACGCTCATCCAGCTTGCCCAGCGGCTTGCCCAAAAGGCAGTCAAAACCGGCAAGGATGTGGCGCTTGAACCGATGCCTTCCTACGAAAGAAAAATCATTCATGCGGCACTGGCCGGTACGCGGAAAGTTAAAACGTACTCAAGCGGAGCCGATCCCAACCGCCATATTGTCATATCACCGGTGAAATAG